The region CGTTTCTAAAGCTTTGTTTAAAAGTTCATCTTGTTTTTCAAATGATAGCAATGCAATATTATCTAAACCGTTTGCAAATTTATCTAATTTAACTTCAATAGTTTTAGATTCACTTATTTCTTTATTTAAAAGACTTGACAAAGTTAAAGTCAATGTTATTTTTTTATCTTCAACTTTTAAATTACTTAATGCTACTGAATATGAGGCTTGGTCGTAGCCTTGAACTGCAAAATTTGGCTTTTTATCAAAATTGTTTATTTGTTTATTTTTTAAAATATCTTGATATGACTTGGCATTTGCAACTAAAACATTTGTTTTTTCAATTTGATCTTTTAGTTCTTTTCTTGCCTTATCTATTTTTTCTTGCAATTCTGGAGTTAATTTAAAACCTTTGATTTCATAAATATATTTTTGACTTGAGATTTGTTTATTTTTATATGATAAATAGTAAAGAATTGACAAGTCATATGTTCCATCTTCTCCTGTATTTTTAGTAATCTTTAATGAATCTTTAACAATTGAAAAGTTTTCTTTAATAGTTTTTAAAAATACTTTTGATGTGTCCGCGTCTTTTATGTATGTTTCTTGTTTGTTAGGATAGTCAAAGACTAGATTTTTTGAAACTTCTTTAAAATCTTCTTCTGAAACTTGATCTAATCCAGAATCTAAGTTTCCCAAATTACTTTCATAAACCTTGTTTGAAATAATATGTTTACCATTTTGTTTAAAAATTGCAACTTTATATTTCAAAATAAAGTTTCCTTTTTCATCTTTTGTTAATAATAATTTAGAGTTTAACTTGTCTCCACTTCTAAGAGGTTTTTCAGGATTTACCAATTGAACAGATACGCCTGATTTAGAATTTCATTTAGCAATAGCAAATTCTTGATTTTTAAAATCATATGCCCCTTCAAAAGCCATGATATTTTTGTTATTTCTTTCAAAAAGAATTTTGTATTTGTCTAGATTATTTAAAACCTTTTTAATAAATTCTAGATTTTCAGCATTTCATGTTATTTTTGAAATTGATTCTTCACCATATTTATCAGCATCATTTTTATTTGTTTCTTCTTCATGACTTGGATCTTCTGGTTTAACTTCAGGTGTTGTTCCTGGCTTTTCACCTTCTGGTTTCTTAGGTTCTTCTGGTTTAACTTCAGGTTTCTTTGTTTTTATGCAACCTGCTGCCACTAATGGTATTGCAAAAACCGAGGTTGCAACACTACCTAAGGCTAATAAAATTTTTGTATGTTTTTTCATTTTTTATATTTCTTTTCCCTTTTTCTTAAATTAATAATTTAAAAATTTATCACACGAATAAAGGCTCAAGTTCAAATGACTGGTTTTTTCTTTAAAAAAGAAAAATAAATAACCGTTTGGTTATTTTTTATTTAAAGATAATGTTTTTAAAAGAAATAAAAAAATAATAAATTACAAAAATTGTTACATTGATTTTTTGATTTAGCAAATATTATAATGTGTTTTTTTAGCCTATAAAAATATTTAAAAA is a window of Metamycoplasma hominis ATCC 23114 DNA encoding:
- a CDS encoding variable surface lipoprotein translates to MKKHTKILLALGSVATSVFAIPLVAAGCIKTKKPEVKPEEPKKPEGEKPGTTPEVKPEDPSHEEETNKNDADKYGEESISKITWNAENLEFIKKVLNNLDKYKILFERNNKNIMAFEGAYDFKNQEFAIAKWNSKSGVSVQLVNPEKPLRSGDKLNSKLLLTKDEKGNFILKYKVAIFKQNGKHIISNKVYESNLGNLDSGLDQVSEEDFKEVSKNLVFDYPNKQETYIKDADTSKVFLKTIKENFSIVKDSLKITKNTGEDGTYDLSILYYLSYKNKQISSQKYIYEIKGFKLTPELQEKIDKARKELKDQIEKTNVLVANAKSYQDILKNKQINNFDKKPNFAVQGYDQASYSVALSNLKVEDKKITLTLTLSSLLNKEISESKTIEVKLDKFANGLDNIALLSFEKQDELLNKALETSIYPFYSKDKYYISKKSIDKLENKSYWINNKNSEINYTLGELKFEGDKCLINLTVSFKDYENSTKKSKFVEIDLSKLGVDEYNKIRKQNNETEIDDQQAPTSTIEDQDVKELNKDAFLKYFKENKDKLSNDEVKNISTFMFVEKLKNISLLSKDIEKRNDWKRW